A part of Candidatus Hydrogenedentota bacterium genomic DNA contains:
- a CDS encoding MBL fold metallo-hydrolase, protein MLKEVNITLLVDNLAREGLAVEHGFAVLVEAGGRRILFDTGQTGAVLGANADALGADLSGVEAVVLSHGHYDHTGGVPLALARAPRAAVWCHPGVFVPRWSLRDGQPREIGMPPAAREALTALPAGQLRRVTAPVLATPGVWITGPVPRGNPYEDTGGPFFLDPEGTKPDLLPDDLSLWMETPEGVVVLTGCCHAGLMNTLMLTRNRTGGRPLRALIGGFHLVNAGEQRMARTLETLRTLNPAAIVPCHCTGEAAVQVLQEAFGEKATPGAAGMTLRF, encoded by the coding sequence ATGCTGAAAGAAGTCAACATCACGCTACTCGTGGACAACCTGGCCCGGGAGGGCCTCGCCGTCGAGCACGGCTTCGCCGTCCTCGTCGAGGCGGGCGGGCGGCGCATCCTGTTTGACACGGGGCAGACCGGCGCCGTCCTCGGGGCCAACGCGGACGCCCTCGGCGCGGATCTGTCGGGGGTGGAGGCCGTGGTGCTGAGCCACGGCCACTACGACCACACCGGCGGCGTGCCGCTCGCGCTGGCCCGCGCGCCGCGCGCCGCCGTGTGGTGCCATCCCGGGGTGTTCGTGCCGCGGTGGTCCCTGCGCGACGGCCAGCCCCGCGAGATCGGGATGCCCCCGGCGGCGCGGGAGGCGCTGACGGCCCTGCCCGCCGGACAACTGCGCCGGGTGACGGCGCCGGTGCTGGCGACCCCCGGCGTCTGGATCACCGGACCCGTGCCCCGGGGGAACCCCTATGAGGACACGGGCGGGCCGTTCTTTTTGGATCCCGAGGGCACGAAGCCGGACTTGCTCCCGGACGACCTGTCGCTGTGGATGGAGACGCCGGAGGGCGTTGTCGTGCTCACCGGCTGCTGCCACGCCGGGTTGATGAACACGCTCATGCTGACGCGCAACCGGACCGGCGGCCGGCCCCTGCGCGCGCTCATCGGCGGCTTCCACCTGGTCAACGCCGGAGAACAGCGAATGGCCCGCACCCTGGAAACGCTCCGCACCCTGAACCCCGCCGCCATCGTCCCCTGCCACTGCACCGGCGAGGCCGCCGTCCAGGTTTTGCAGGAGG